In a genomic window of Plasmodium malariae genome assembly, chromosome: 4:
- the PmUG01_04011200 gene encoding fam-m protein, producing the protein MEEKIMSLLFIKIYTFILIRWTCLFCNDMSTFNKHIDEKYNFDGKLNTRICRLLAKSKKNNNSNIIWLKTMEDNCEGEQKDISTDAKMAKGKKKNSSISSLKKGQYYKQVIDYNNGFFDGKHFQYERKWVKKIDHDDYIKKNRMIATIASKKLKFRKYRYIVYIFLPILLVGIGMPILQKYNCLPQPGGAFYKALKLDAWWEKALIAIMGNARHHFFYMVYGVILIAIVILIVTVTFKILKNKEKYNNIKLRAQLNE; encoded by the exons atggaagaaaaaataatgtcactattatttattaaaatttatacttttatccTTATAAGATGGACATGTCTATTTTGCAATGATATg agTACGTTTAACAAACACATTGATGAAAAATACAACTTTGACGGTAAATTAAATACAAGAATTTGTAGATTACTagcaaaaagtaaaaaaaataataattcgaATATTATATGGTTAAAAACAATGGAAGATAACTGTGAAGGCGAACAAAAAGATATATCTACTGATGCAAAAATGgccaaaggaaaaaaaaaaaattctagtATAAGTTCATTAAAAAAGGGACAATACTATAAACAAGTTattgattataataatggatTTTTTGATGGAAAGCATTTCCAATATGAAAGAAAATGGGTCAAAAAAATAGATCATGatgattatattaaaaaaaataggatgATTGCTACCATAGCTtcaaaaaaactaaaatttagaaaataccgttatattgtttatatatttcttcctATTTTATTGGTGGGAATAGGAATGcctatattacaaaaatataattgtttaCCACAACCAGGAGGTGCATTTTATAAGGCACTGAAGTTAGATGCATGGTGGGAAAAAGCACTGATAGCTATAATGGGTAACGCTCgacatcattttttttatatggtATATGGTGTAATTTTGATTGCAATAGTTATATTAATTGTTACAGTGACTTTTAAGatccttaaaaataaagaaaaatataataatattaaattgaGGGCCCagttaaatgaataa